A window from Methanococcoides sp. LMO-2 encodes these proteins:
- a CDS encoding exosome complex RNA-binding protein Csl4: MAEKKTGGRENNRAPKRENAPRKDNRDSRDSRKDGRGQRRDKRDSRKDNRGRPRQKQEPEPEPEVEELEHISPEEKTFVLPGDLIGTTEEFEAGDNTFTVRGDIHSLATGHVMVNKKRRKVSVKPVTSTPPTIDRGDVIVGTIMNVRDSMALVQIGGIKGNDGREFINPGIAAIHVSNVKESYVKEMSQEFSVSDVVKAKVISTDNMRMTTAGDELGVMSASCSNCGATLKLDDKRLKCPECGHVESRKLSSGYGTGII, translated from the coding sequence GTGGCAGAAAAGAAGACCGGGGGCAGGGAAAACAACAGGGCTCCTAAGAGAGAGAACGCCCCAAGGAAAGATAACAGAGACTCCAGAGATTCCAGAAAGGACGGCAGAGGCCAAAGAAGAGATAAAAGGGACTCCAGGAAAGACAACAGGGGCAGGCCTAGACAAAAGCAGGAACCAGAACCGGAGCCTGAGGTCGAGGAACTCGAGCACATATCCCCTGAAGAGAAGACCTTTGTACTGCCGGGAGACCTTATCGGAACCACAGAGGAGTTCGAAGCAGGCGACAACACATTTACGGTCAGGGGAGACATCCACTCACTGGCTACCGGACATGTGATGGTCAACAAGAAGCGCAGGAAGGTTTCTGTAAAGCCGGTCACCAGCACACCTCCAACCATTGATAGGGGAGATGTCATTGTCGGAACGATAATGAACGTGCGCGACTCCATGGCACTTGTCCAGATCGGCGGCATTAAAGGAAACGACGGACGTGAGTTCATCAATCCGGGCATCGCTGCTATCCACGTATCCAATGTCAAGGAATCATACGTGAAGGAAATGTCACAGGAGTTCTCTGTTTCAGATGTCGTTAAGGCAAAGGTGATCAGCACCGATAACATGAGGATGACCACAGCTGGAGATGAACTTGGAGTAATGTCTGCAAGCTGTTCCAACTGTGGAGCAACACTTAAGCTCGATGATAAGAGACTAAAGTGCCCTGAATGCGGACATGTTGAATCACGCAAGCTGTCTTCAGGCTATGGCACAGGAATTATTTGA
- a CDS encoding DNA-directed RNA polymerase subunit L, with amino-acid sequence MELKILEKSDDEMKLEIAGESHTLLNMLKSILLEDERVHTASYDMKHVTISEPVLFIKTENADPIDVIKDAVAVLIAECDEFISVFNKAVE; translated from the coding sequence ATGGAACTTAAGATCTTAGAGAAATCAGACGATGAAATGAAACTTGAGATCGCAGGGGAGAGTCACACTCTCCTGAACATGCTCAAGAGCATTCTTCTGGAAGACGAGCGTGTCCACACAGCATCATATGACATGAAACACGTTACAATCAGTGAGCCTGTCCTGTTCATCAAGACAGAGAACGCTGATCCTATAGATGTTATCAAGGATGCTGTTGCAGTACTGATCGCAGAGTGCGACGAGTTCATCTCAGTCTTTAACAAGGCTGTAGAATGA